In the Quercus lobata isolate SW786 chromosome 5, ValleyOak3.0 Primary Assembly, whole genome shotgun sequence genome, one interval contains:
- the LOC115992516 gene encoding ankyrin repeat domain-containing protein 13C: MAKSSTPNATSFPAIKPQDYTHSPVHYAVAVGDHTTLSRLVSTLPKLADPTQIHTESDSLSQEKLADQISAVVDRRDVPFRETPLHLSVRLNDAVCARALALAGADVSLQNSAGWNPLQEALVRRCSDIALILLRQHHRSAWSKWRRRLPRVIAVLRRMRDFYMEISFHFESSVIPFVGKIAPSDTYKIWKRDGNLRADTSLAGFDGLKIQRADQSFLFLGDGDQSHDIPSGTLLVLNRDDRKIFDAFENAGSPMSEADIAGFCAQTSVYRPGMDVTKAELVGRTNWRRQEKTESVGEWKARVYEIHNVVFSFRSRKVAGGDSDVAGSEQVLPLELDEDDDGFLVAENPSFGFPSADQRRHSSFVREEREWVTVPRKSVDVASVTAPPRRSVSTVAPPPQTKEKEYIRSLRPSVWLTEQFPLKTEELLPLLDILANKVKAVRRMRELLTTKFPPGTFPVKVAIPVVPTVRVVITFTKFVELQPIEQFYTPFSSPRQLHHGGRGGLSEEEHKSDTHYSSLPSASSSSSSMPSWLRRSSSQSVSTSKQQHHQQQQQQQQRSCLGAQESDPFAIPSGYSWSSVDDKSRKMKKSKSTRKSK; this comes from the exons ATGGCAAAGTCTTCGACGCCTAACGCGACGTCGTTTCCGGCTATTAAACCTCAGGATTACACTCACAGTCCGGTACACTACGCTGTCGCTGTAGGCGATCACACCACTCTGTCCCGACTCGTCTCGACTCTGCCCAAACTCGCCGACCCGACTCAGATCCACACCGAGTCCGACTCGCTCTCCCAGGAGAAACTCGCCGATCAAATCTCCGCAGTCGTCGACCGCCGCGATGTGCCTTTTCGGGAGACTCCTCTCCACCTCTCCGTTCGCCTCAACGACGCCGTTTGCGCGCGAGCTTTAGCTCTCGCCGGAGCTGACGTGTCGCTGCAGAACTCCGCCGGATGGAACCCGCTCCAGGAGGCTCTGGTTCGGCGGTGCTCCGACATTGCTCTCATTCTCCTCCGCCAGCACCACCGCTCCGCCTGGTCCAAGTGGCGCCGGAGGTTGCCACGTGTCATCGCCGTGCTACGCCGCATGCGCGATTTCTACATGGAGATCTCTTTCCACTTCGAGAGCTCCGTCATTCCCTTCGTCGGAAAAATCGCTCCCTCAGACACGTACAAGATCTGGAAACGCGACGGAAATCTCCGAGCCGATACTTCCTTGGCCGGCTTCGACGGCCTGAAAATCCAGCGCGCCGATCAGAGCTTCCTCTTCCTCGGCGACGGCGACCAGAGCCACGACATTCCCTCCGGAACTCTCCTGGTCCTCAACCGCGACGATCGCAAAATCTTCGACGCTTTCGAGAATGCCGGCTCTCCGATGAGCGAGGCCGATATCGCCGGATTCTGCGCTCAGACGAGCGTGTACAGGCCGGGAATGGACGTCACAAAAGCCGAACTCGTCGGAAGAACGAACTGGCGCCGGCAAGAGAAGACCGAAAGCGTTGGCGAGTGGAAAGCTAGGGTTTACGAAATCCACAACGTCGTTTTCAGCTTCCGGTCAAGAAAAGTCGCCGGTGGAGATTCTGACGTGGCAGGTAGCGAGCAAGTGCTTCCTCTAGAGCTAGACGAAGACGACGACGGTTTCttagtagccgagaatccgagtTTCGGGTTTCCTTCTGCCGATCAGAGAAGACACAGTAGCTTCGTTAGAGAAGAGAGGGAGTGGGTAACGGTGCCAAGAAAAAGCGTCGACGTTGCGTCAGTAACGGCGCCGCCGCGAAGGTCGGTTTCTACGGTGGCTCCGCCGCCACAAACCAAAGAGAAAGAGTACATACGGAGTTTACGTCCGTCAGTTTGGTTAACGGAGCAGTTTCCGTTAAAAACGGAGGAACTGTTACCGTTACTCGACATTTTGGCGAACAAGGTGAAAGCCGTTAGGAGGATGAGGGAGTTGCTGACCACAAAGTTTCCTCCGGGGACATTTCCGGTGAAG GTGGCAATTCCGGTGGTCCCTACAGTAAGAGTGGTGATAACATTCACAAAGTTCGTTGAACTTCAACCAATTGAACAGTTTTACACTCCATTTTCAAGTCCAAGACAGTTACACCATGGAGGACGAGGAGGGTTGTCGGAGGAGGAGCACAAATCAGACACACATTATTCATCGTTACCGTCGGCGTCATCCTCCTCATCGTCGATGCCGTCGTGGTTGAGGCGAAGCAGTAGCCAATCAGTATCGACGAGTAAGCAACAACatcatcagcagcagcagcaacaacagcaACGTAGTTGTTTGGGGGCACAAGAGTCGGACCCTTTTGCTATTCCTAGTGGATATTCGTGGTCTAGCGTGGATGATAAGTCACGCAAAATGAAGAAATCTAAGTCCACTAGGAAATCCAAGTGA
- the LOC115993084 gene encoding autophagy-related protein 8C-like — protein sequence MAKNSFKLEHPLERRMAESGRIREKYPDRVPVIVEKAERSDIPDIDKKKYLVPADLTVGQFVYVVRKRIKLGAEKAIFVFVKNTLPPTASLMSAIYEENKDEDGFLYMTYSGENTFGSQY from the exons ATGGCCAAAAACTCGTTCAAGCTCGAACATCCATTgg AAAGGAGGATGGCAGAGTCTGGTCGCATCAGAGAGAAATACCCAGACAGAGTACCT GTGATTGTGGAGAAGGCTGAAAGAAGCGACATCCCTGACATTGATAAGAAAAA ATACCTTGTTCCAGCTGATTTGACTGTTGGGCAGTTTGTTTATGTTGTCCGGAAAAGGATTAAGCTTGGTGCTGAGAAGGCTATTTTTGTCTTTGTGAAAAACACCTTACCTCCTACTG CATCCTTGATGTCTGCGATCTACGAGGAAAACAAGGATGAAGATGGATTTCTTTACATGACTTACAGTGGAGAGAACACCTTCGGATCCCAATACTAG